The DNA sequence CCTCTCAGTACGGTTCATCGCTTGATCAGCACCTTGATGCAATACGGACTGATCATGCAAATCCCGGAAACCAAACAATATAAGCTCGGCTACACTTGGATGGAGATCGGACTGCGACTCCTTGATAAAATCGATACGCGTGCTGTTGCCCGTTCGGTGATGGAGCTGTTAGCCGCCGAGGTAAAAGAAACCGTTTACTTGAGCATTCCACACGGCACGAGTGCCATCATCCTCGAACGAGTAGAGGGTCCCATGACCGTGCGGATTATAGACAATCTGGGTGAGCGTATTCCGTTGCATATCGGTGCTGCAAACAAGACCATGCTCGCCAATATGGATCCGACAGAAGCCAAAAACATCGTGGCGCAGCTTCTCCCGGAGCAGGAAGCTCAGCGCGAGCTCCTAGAACGCTTGCCTGCTATCAAACAAAATGGATATGCGGTCAGCTACGGCGAAAAGACAGAAGGAACCGCCTCGATCGCTTCACCTATCATCGGCTACAACCACAAAGTAGTCGGCGCTTTGAGCATTGGTGTTCCGAGTTACCGGATTACCGAGGATCGTTTGGCTATCCTGATTGAAAAAGCCAAGCAGGGTGCTAAGGAAATCTCCCAAAAAATCGGCGGACTTCCTTAATTTTTTTATCCACGATACGGAAAACTATTTCACATTACGGAAAACGGAGGCATTTTTCATGGGCAAATGGCAAACAAAGGAACAGTTGGTCGATCTTCTGTGCAATATTGTCAGCATTCCGAGCGTGACGGGCTCCCTAGCTGAAAAACAATTACCGGGTTATGTCGTGGAGCAGCTGCGCTCCCTGCCCTACTATCAAGCTCACCCTGACCACGTGCGTGCCAATCCGACAGAGGATGGACGTCATTTCGTAACAGCACTGGTCAAAAAAGAAGGCGCCCGCGACACCATCATTCTCGTCAGCCACTTCGATGTCGTCGATGTCGAGGACTACGGCGCTTGGCGCACGCATGCTTTTGATCCACAGACGCTCACTCCCCTGTTTCAGGCGAATGCAGCCGAGATGCCCGCAGAGGTGCAGCACGACCTCAACACTGGCAACTGGTTGTTTGGCCGCGGGACGATGGACATGAAATGTGGACTTACCCTCCACATGTCGATGATCGAGCGTGCTTGTGAAGGAGAGTTTGAGGGGAATATCCTGCTTTTGACCGTTCCAGACGAGGAAGTCAACTCTGTCGGCATGCGCGCCGCTGTTCCTGCCCTGCTCGCACTCGCAGAAGAATTTGATCTGAGCTACAAAACTGTCCTGAACTCAGAGCCGATGTTCACCCGTTTTCCCGGCGACCAAAACAAGTACCTGTACACCGGATCCATCGGAAAAGTACTTCCTGGCTTCCTCTGCTATGGGAAGGAAACGCACGTCGGAGAGCCTTTTGCTGGACTGAATGGAAACTACATGGCCTCCCAGCTTACTTGCGAGTTGGAGCTGAACACCTCCTTCTGCGAGGTCGTCGAGGGAGAAGCATCGCCTCCTCCCACTAACCTGATCCAAAAGGACCTGAAAAAAGAGTACTCGGTGCAAATTCCGCACCGTGCAGTTACCCTGTTCAATCTGTTCCTGCTGGAAAAACGGATGGAAGATGTCGTAGAGCCGCTTTTGCAATCCGCCAAGAAGGTAGCCGAACAGATCAAGCAGACGTACGTAAGACATGCCACTCAATTTGCCGCGAATGCGCCATTTGCGCCTCGGGAGCTGTCTATTAACGTCTTGAGCTATGAGCATCTACACGCTTATGCCACCAAAACCTACGGAGAAGATCGATTGATCCAGCTTCAGGCCGATGTCGTAGCGAGTCGCGGCGAAAAAGATGACCGTGACATGACGATCGAGCTGGTCGATCAGCTGGCGATTCTGTGTAAGGAATTGTCTCCGATGATCATCCTGTTCTTTGCTCCTCCGTTCTATCCGGCTGTCAGCTCGCGCAATCACCCTGTCATTCAGCGCGTGGCGGCAGAAATGGAAGCCTACGCGCGGGAGCAGCACAAAGTGACTCTCGTAAATCAGAACTACTTCGGTGGCATTTCCGATTTGAGCTATGTCGGCTTGCAATACCCGGCCGCTTCCATGCAGCCGCTGGTCGCGAACATGCCGATGTGGGACCGAGGCTACTCGATCCCGCTGCAAGAACTGGAAGCTTTTGATGTGCCTGTCATGAACCTCGGACCAGTCGGACGCGACGCCCATCAGTGGACCGAACGACTCGATGTGGATTATGCATTTGATACCTTGATGGACATGTTGCCGCGTTGCATTCACTCTCTGTTGAAATAGCGCTTGGGTTATAATGGAGAAAACCGTCTACGAGGAGGCCTATCCCTATGCAATTTGAAGCCAAGGAAAACGGATTTGTGACCCATTTGTCTTACGGAGACCTGCATGTATCTGGCGACGAGCAATACGGCTTTCGCCCCTTCCAGCTCATGGTATCGTCTATCGCGGTTTGCAGCAGCGGAGTTCTGCGCAAAGTTCTGGATAAAATGAGAATGCCGTGCAGTGACATGAAGGTAACGGCTGAGGTCGTGCGAAATGAGGAAAAGGCGAATCGGATCGAAAAGATTCACCTGCACTTCATCATCAGTGGAGAAAATCTACAGGAAGAAAAAGTGAAAAAAGCGATTGAAGCCTCTCGTAAAAATTGTCCGATGGTTCAATCGGTTCAGGATAGTATCGAGATCACCGAATCGTTTGAACTCGTATCCTAATCAAAAAAAGCCCGCTCCAGATGCATGATCCGGAGCGGGCTTTCGTTTTCCTCAGGCGACTTGCTGATTGGCAGCTGCCTGCTTTTTCTCTTTCCCTTCAGGAATGATCAGGTTGAGGATGACAGTCGCCAGCGCCCCTACCGTAATACCCGAGGATAAAATGTAATTCACGAAATCAGGTACACCATTCAACGCTTCTTTTGGCAGTACCGTCACCGCAATCGTGCACAGAATCGGCAATCCGATGACCATCATGTTGCGATCGTCGATAGAAATATGCTGAATGACTTTGATACCATTCGCGACAATCGCTACACAAACAATCCCGAAAATTCCGTTGATGACTGGTTCCGGAATGCAGGTGATCGCGGTCGACAGCTTTGGCACCAAGCCGAGAGCCACCAGAATGACCCCACCCGCCATGATCGCCATGCGGCTACCTACACCCGTGACAGCGATCAAACCGGCATTGGAGGAATATCCGGTCGTAGGCGTACCACCAAACAACGCGCCGATAAAGCATCCCAGACCTTCTCCGACAGCTGCACGATTCAACCGTTTTTCGGTCAGTTCGCTATCGGTAACCGTAGAGACAACAAACCAGGTTCCTGTCGTTTCAATCATGATGATCAAATAGACGAACAGCATGGTCAATACCGCACTGAGATCAAACACAGGTGCGCCATACGGGAAAAACTTCGGCAGCGACAGCCAGCTTGCTTGTCCCACCGGACTAAAGTCTACGGTTCCGAAAAAGGCTGCGGTAAACGTACCGACAGCAATTGCAATCAATACGGACACCAGTCGGAAAAATGTACCGGCGACTTTCGCTCTCTTTCCGAGCAGCATACAGGTGACCAGAACACCCGCCGATACAGCCGCGATAAAGACATTGGTCCAAATATCTCCTGGAGCGTGGTAAATGTTGCCCATCCCGATCGGCATCAGGGCGATTCCTACGATAATAATCACCGTTCCTCCGACCAGAGGCGGGATAAACTTACGCACCGCTTTGGCAAACCATTTCAAAGGATATCCCATCAAGGCCATCAACAAAGCACCTGGTATCAAGCTCCCGATCATGGCATTCAATCCAAGCTTGCTACCAATGGCAGCCAAGGCACCAATGGGTACGTAGGATGGACCCTGCACAACTGGCAAACGCAGTCCAAAGCCAGTCTGGATCAAAGTACCGATCCCAGTCGCCAAAAAGCACATTTGAATGAAGAAGGACGTACTCGATGCGTCCATAGTCAGCAAGCCAGCAATAATGATAGGAGCGATATACAAGTCCATGGCCAGCACGTGTTGCATGCCAAGCAAAAAGGCTTTGCTGATACTAATCTTTTCATCGACGCCCACGACGAGCCCCGCGCTCTCGCGATGTTGTTCCACTTTAGAATGGCCTCCCCAAATGATTTCATTAACAAATCACGAACATTATAACGCAGATTATAAATGATCATTCTTACTTTTAGCAACTAAAATAAACATATATTCATATTCGTTATAATATCGTTCGGTTTTTATTGAAAAAACAGGTTGAACCCGCTACAATGATGGAGTATGTGTCCCAAGTCCTATCTCTATCAAGTTATCCACGAAGGAGTGTCTCATAGATGATCGTGCAAGATACCGTACTGCGTAATGAGTGGATTGTTGCCTGCCGTTCGTTGGATGTGCAA is a window from the Brevibacillus choshinensis genome containing:
- a CDS encoding uracil-xanthine permease family protein, which gives rise to MEQHRESAGLVVGVDEKISISKAFLLGMQHVLAMDLYIAPIIIAGLLTMDASSTSFFIQMCFLATGIGTLIQTGFGLRLPVVQGPSYVPIGALAAIGSKLGLNAMIGSLIPGALLMALMGYPLKWFAKAVRKFIPPLVGGTVIIIVGIALMPIGMGNIYHAPGDIWTNVFIAAVSAGVLVTCMLLGKRAKVAGTFFRLVSVLIAIAVGTFTAAFFGTVDFSPVGQASWLSLPKFFPYGAPVFDLSAVLTMLFVYLIIMIETTGTWFVVSTVTDSELTEKRLNRAAVGEGLGCFIGALFGGTPTTGYSSNAGLIAVTGVGSRMAIMAGGVILVALGLVPKLSTAITCIPEPVINGIFGIVCVAIVANGIKVIQHISIDDRNMMVIGLPILCTIAVTVLPKEALNGVPDFVNYILSSGITVGALATVILNLIIPEGKEKKQAAANQQVA
- a CDS encoding IclR family transcriptional regulator translates to MVQSIDRAMSIIHVLVSDENKPHWSISEIADQTALPLSTVHRLISTLMQYGLIMQIPETKQYKLGYTWMEIGLRLLDKIDTRAVARSVMELLAAEVKETVYLSIPHGTSAIILERVEGPMTVRIIDNLGERIPLHIGAANKTMLANMDPTEAKNIVAQLLPEQEAQRELLERLPAIKQNGYAVSYGEKTEGTASIASPIIGYNHKVVGALSIGVPSYRITEDRLAILIEKAKQGAKEISQKIGGLP
- a CDS encoding M20/M25/M40 family metallo-hydrolase, producing MGKWQTKEQLVDLLCNIVSIPSVTGSLAEKQLPGYVVEQLRSLPYYQAHPDHVRANPTEDGRHFVTALVKKEGARDTIILVSHFDVVDVEDYGAWRTHAFDPQTLTPLFQANAAEMPAEVQHDLNTGNWLFGRGTMDMKCGLTLHMSMIERACEGEFEGNILLLTVPDEEVNSVGMRAAVPALLALAEEFDLSYKTVLNSEPMFTRFPGDQNKYLYTGSIGKVLPGFLCYGKETHVGEPFAGLNGNYMASQLTCELELNTSFCEVVEGEASPPPTNLIQKDLKKEYSVQIPHRAVTLFNLFLLEKRMEDVVEPLLQSAKKVAEQIKQTYVRHATQFAANAPFAPRELSINVLSYEHLHAYATKTYGEDRLIQLQADVVASRGEKDDRDMTIELVDQLAILCKELSPMIILFFAPPFYPAVSSRNHPVIQRVAAEMEAYAREQHKVTLVNQNYFGGISDLSYVGLQYPAASMQPLVANMPMWDRGYSIPLQELEAFDVPVMNLGPVGRDAHQWTERLDVDYAFDTLMDMLPRCIHSLLK
- a CDS encoding OsmC family protein — translated: MQFEAKENGFVTHLSYGDLHVSGDEQYGFRPFQLMVSSIAVCSSGVLRKVLDKMRMPCSDMKVTAEVVRNEEKANRIEKIHLHFIISGENLQEEKVKKAIEASRKNCPMVQSVQDSIEITESFELVS